The following coding sequences lie in one Musa acuminata AAA Group cultivar baxijiao chromosome BXJ3-1, Cavendish_Baxijiao_AAA, whole genome shotgun sequence genomic window:
- the LOC135628146 gene encoding probable inactive purple acid phosphatase 16 gives MGTPALLLFLVIVLAAKSDCRGHHEAPSLWQNPLRFSADSAFKIALFADLHYGENAWTDWGPAQDDNSDRVMSAVLDTEIPDFVIYLGDVITANNLPIANATLYWDRALSSSRSRGIPWSTVFGNHDDAPFEWPSEWFSATGIPQVICPCANISFSDGEVDDTVLSDCNFKGTTRVKLISAEINNNRLSYSISGPKNLWPSVSNYVLQVSSSKDPKLPAVFLYFLDSGGGSYPEVVSNAQAEWFLRQSQKINPDASIPEIIFWHIPSTAYKKVAPMPIFGIHKPCVGSINKERVAPQEAEWGIMDIFVDRPSIKAVFAGHNHGLDWCCPYKNLWLCFARHTGYGGYGDWPRGSRILSMTEQPLSIESWIRMEDGTKHSHVILSS, from the exons ATGGGGACGCCTGCGCTCCTCCTCTTCCTGGTGATCGTTCTCGCCGCCAAATCGGATTGCCGAGGCCATCATGAGGCGCCGTCGCTTTGGCAAAACCCCCTTCGATTCTCCGCCGACTCGGCGTTCAAGATCGCTCTCTTCGCCGATCTCCACTACGGCGAGAACGCGTGGACCGACTGGGGCCCCGCGCAGGACGACAACTCCGACCGGGTCATGTCGGCTGTGCTCGATACGGAGATCCCAG ATTTTGTGATCTATTTGGGGGATGTCATCACTGCAAACAACCTTCCTATTGCTAATGCAACCTTGTACTGGGATAGGGCACTTTCTTCTTCTAGAAGCAGAGGAATCCCTTGGTCTACTGTGTTTGGCAACCATGATGATGCTCCATTTGAATGGCCATCTGAATGGTTTTCAGCCACTGGAATTCCACAAGTCATTTGTCCATGTGCAAATATCTCTTTTTCAG ATGGAGAAGTGGATGATACAGTTTTGAGCGATTGCAACTTTAAGGGAACAACACGAGTCAAGTTGATCAGTGCTGAGATTAACAATAATAGGTTGTCTTATTCAATCAGTGGTCCAAAAAACCTTTGGCCTAGTGTTTCCAATTATGTGCTGCAAGTATCTTCATCCAAAGATCCAAAACTACCAGCTGTTTTCCTTTACTTCCTTGATTCTGGTGGTGGTTCATACCCAGAAGTAGTATCTAATGCTCAAGCTGAATGGTTCTTGAGGCAATCACAGAAGATCAACCCAGATGCAAG CATTCCTGAGATTATCTTTTGGCATATACCAAGCACAGCATATAAGAAAGTAGCTCCCATGCCTATTTTTGGAATACATAAACCATGTGTTGGTTCCATCAACAAGGAAAGAGTGGCTCCACAGGAAGCTGAATGGGGGATCATGGATATATTTGTAGATAGGCCTTCCATTAAG GCAGTCTTTGCTGGCCACAACCATGGATTGGATTGGTGCTGCCCTTACAAGAACCTTTGGTTGTGCTTTGCTCGCCACACCGGTTACGGTGGCTATGGCGACTGGCCAAGAGGATCGAGGATTCTCTCCATGACCGAACAGCCATTGTCCATCGAGTCTTGGATACGGATGGAGGACGGAACTAAGCATAGCCATGTCATCTTGAGCTCCTAA
- the LOC103988600 gene encoding ubiquitin carboxyl-terminal hydrolase 24 yields the protein MSDQQVLVFGSFTEDETKLFQKQSGEDDTSHIEKTGLQFGSLTVSSNKGSTIETKQTNSSIRSKGIQLSKTIAKDQICTTKLASKIDKLPGDTRAQANGSSSVHSTHLVGVTENGKDNSASVSLQISETGIRDTATFASPEVQGVIQESKNQNVLVDSVLVASPMVEVLKTSGEKEPVVKGLLPRGLINSGNLCFLNATLQGLLSCSPFVQLLQDLRNQTIPKSGYQTLHAFVNFISEFDMPGDSSTKDTGKRVLETGKPFSPIMFDAVLKCFTPDLPIGILGRPRQEDAQEFLSFVMDQMHDELLKLEGYMSDAIGSQAPLISSAEDDGWETVGPKNKSAVTRTQSFVPSQLSGIFGGQLRSLVKARGNKASATVQPFLLLHLDIFPEAVHTIEDALHLFSAPETLEGYKASAGKAGVVSASKSVKIQKLSKIMILHLMRFSYGSKGSTKLHKPVHFPLELVLGRELLVSSSPEGRRYELVATITHHGREPSKGHYTADARYSNGIWLRYDDATVTAVTTNKVLHDQAYVLFYKQM from the exons ATGAGTGATCAGCAG GTCTTAGTATTTGGGTCTTTTACAGAAGATGAAACCAAGTTATTCCAAAAGCAATCAGGTGAAGATGATACGAGTCATATAGAAAAGACAGGATTGCAGTTTGGATCTTTGACTGTTAGTTCAAACAAAGGTTCTACTATTGAAACCAAACAAACTAATTCATCCATAAGATCGAAAGGTATTCAGCTATCGAAAACAATTGCAAAGGACCAAATATGCACTACTAAGTTAGCTTCCAAAATTGACAAGTTACCGGGAGATACAAGAGCCCAAGCTAACGGAAGCTCCAGTGTGCATTCTACCCACCTTGTTGGAGTTACTGAAAATGGGAAGGATAACTCTGCTTCAGTTTCTCTCCAGATATCTGAAACAGGAATTAGGGATACGGCTACTTTTGCAAGTCCAGAAGTGCAAGGtgtaattcaagaatcaaaaaatcagAATGTACTTGTTGACTCAGTGTTAGTTGCATCCCCCATGGTGGAAGTTCTGAAAACTTCAGGTGAAAAGGAACCAGTGGTTAAAGGCTTATTACCACGAGGCTTAATAAATTCTGGAAATCTGTGCTTTCTGAATGCGACATTGCAAGGTCTGCTTTCTTGTTCACCATTTGTTCAGCTTTTGCAGGATCTAAGGAATCAAACTATTCCTAAG AGTGGCTACCAGACATTGCATGCATTTGTTAATTTTATATCTGAATTTGATATGCCTGGTGATTCAAGCACCAAGGATACTGGAAAGAGAGTTCTTGAGACTGGGAAGCCTTTTAGTCCAATTATGTTTGATGCTGTTTTAAAATGTTTTACTCCTGACTTGCCAATTGGAATATTGGGAAGGCCAAG ACAAGAAGATGCCCAGGAGTTTTTAAGTTTTGTAATGGATCAAATGCATGATGAATTGCTGAAGCTTGAAGGCTACATGTCAGATGCTATTGGTAGTCAAGCACCTCTCATTTCTTCTGCTGAAGATGATGGCTGGGAAACTGTTGGACCAAAGAACAAGTCTGCAGTCACCAGAACTCAGAGCTTTGTTCCTTCTCAGTTAAGTGGAATTTTTGGGGGTCAATTGAGGAGTCTTGTTAAGGCAAGAG GGAATAAGGCTTCAGCAACTGTCCAACCTTTCCTCTTGCTCCATCTTGACATTTTCCCCGAGGCTGTTCATACCATTGAAGATGCGCTTCATCTTTTTTCTGCCCCCGAAACACTTGAAGGATATAAAGCATCAGCTGGAAAG GCTGGGGTGGTTAGTGCCAGCAAATCAGTGAAAATACAGAAGCTTTCGAAGATAATGATACTGCATTTAATGAGGTTTAGCTATGGAAGCAAAGGAAGCACAAAATTGCACAAACCTGTTCATTTCCCACTCGAGCTGGTTCTTGGGCGAGAATTACTCGTTTCCTCATCACCAGAG GGAAGGAGATATGAGCTTGTAGCCACCATCACGCACCATGGTCGAGAACCCTCAAAGGGTCATTATACTGCTGATGCAAGGTATTCCAATGGCATCTGGCTTCGGTATGATGATGCAACTGTTACAGCTGTCACTACAAACAAGGTCTTGCACGACCAGGCTTATGTCCTCTTCTATAAGCAAATGTAG